The window GTAAGCACATCGTCAAGGTATTGACGGGTAACCGTAGCGGACTCATGGTCAAATGCAAGTACATCGTCAATGTGCCGATAAGTAACCGTAGCGAATTCGTATCCGCGGTTTAAATAAAAATCCGCAATCAATTGTTGTTTGCGTTTAACAACATCAAGGGCGAGATAGCCACTTTCTAATTGAAACCACCGCTTGATGAAAGCCGTAGGAAAAGTTCTGTTTCCATCAATCTGAATCTGGCGAGCAAATACGACAGGTGCTTCTGTAATTTTAATAAGCAGTCCAATAGTTGCCGAGCGTTCGGACGCTGCATCGTCGGCAATCAACTGTTTCGTCTCCAAACGTACATCCTGGAACATGTCTCGGTTCCGCATTTCAGCCAGCAACCATGACAGTTGGGTGCTTGTGATAACATCTCCAGCCCGAACAGGTATTTGTTGCTGAACAACCTCTGTCGGAATTAAAGTATTGCCCTCAATTTCAATCGTTGCAACTCGGAATTGCTCTTCGGTTGCAAAGGTTTCAGAAGGGAAAGGTGACCGTCTTTCAAAACGGAGAACTCCCATCGCTGGGGCAATGTATTCGGAAAGGGGTGCGGTGTATTCATGTGGCAAATGGGGCCACCATGGATGCTCGTCATAGTAAGTTGGTAACCAATAACTGTACTCCCGCTGTGTAGTAGATACGAAGTTTTCGGTATCCTTTGTAATCAGCTGCGCCTTACGGTGAATGTTAAAAAGTGATATATCTTTGAGTTCGGACGAATTTTGTAAATTTATCTGCGCCGGTTTTTCCAGCGTTTCACGCGGGATCGCAATTTCAAGGCTCCAAGAAGTGGCGTTAATTTGTGTTGCAACCTCCGCATCTGAACTCCAAGCGCGGTCTCCTTCAAAGGTCGTCTTCAGTGCTTGTTGATCCAAGGCAAGTTGGACATCTGATGGCGCGAATTGGAAGCTCGCCTCTCCGGGCTTACTGACCTGTTGGTCAAAGAGCGCGCCAATTGGATTGATAACAAGGTGATGGTAAACATCGGTGCGTGGATTGGCATCAATTAGGATTTCAATGCACTCATCTTCCCAAATCGGGGAATCGCGCTGCGTCTGTGAGACACGAGGTAGTTGCGAATTGGGGATATGTGCAATCACACCGATATATAAATTTTGATCATCCCACATCAAGAAAGTCTCAGTCAAATCGTTAGATGCCTCAGTGCCTTCAGCATTCTGAAACACCGAGAGGGCACTGGCAGCTTGCCAGACAAGTTCAGACAAATTTCCATCAACAACCGGAGGCTTCTCTGTTCGCGGCACAGGATGTGCGGCATCCAGCAACGACGCGGGTTCTGTATCTGCTTGGGCGTTCCCTTGGTCTCCAGTAGGCATACTTTGTAGCAGCGAGATTCCTTGAGTCGCTTTTAAACGAAATAGCGGTCCACCATCATTAATAATAGCGAGTGGGGTATCACTTTCAATTTGTGCCGGTAGATTAATGACGACTTGCTGCTTTTCGCTTTCAAGCAGGGCATCAATAGCGTAATCTTCAGGAAGTTGCAAAAGTATGTTTCCACCTTGCGCAGTTATATCCATCGGTGCTGCAACAGGGTCAAGGATAGTCAACTCAACCGCTCCATTCTTCGTCTCCAATTTGTTCTGACCGCGTGTCAACAAAATCTTGCCTTTGATGTTTCCACTTGTTAGGTTCACATTATAGTTCCCTAAGGTTTCATTTAAGTGGACATTACCTGTCTCCGTTTTAATCTCTATCTCCCCACGAATGCCCTGAAGTTGGATCTCTCCTGCCTTCGATTGAAGTTTAACGGAGACATCTGAAGGCGTTTTAATTGTACATCTCAACCGGAGGTGCCCACCGAATGTTACTGGTAGATTCTCAATACTGGAAAATGGAATTGGGGCTGCTTGGGTGTCATCGTCTCCGGGGAGTTGGACTTTCAACTGAAGCGTGCCGTTGTCTTTGGTTCCTGTTACAGAGATATTATCAAGGTAGCTGCGGATAGCGAGGTCGTGTCCGGTATGTGTGGCTTGTGTCTGTTTTTCAAGGGCAACGGTAATTGTATCCCCTTCTGTAGCGACGCATTCGATGTCTCCGGGTATATTTAAATTCAGATTTATTTGGTAAACGTCTTGGAAACTAAAGGTATGTGATGATGTTGTCCGCAATGCCGACTTCTGTGCTTCAGCAATTGATTCGGCCGCAATAGGGTTAGGTGTCCGACTCTCAACATCATGATCCACTGCGTATGTAGGATAGACAAGTAGATTTAACACGAGCATGCGTGTGAGAAATAGAAAAAGATTGGGTAGAATGGGGCGAGATAGGAGTGACATTCCGTGACAATTCCTCTACAACTTTAGCATACATCGCAGTGTAATATCGGCATGAAAACCGTCCCTACAGATTTCCTTGACATATTTTAAATAATACTTTATACTTATTAGAAAAGTCAAGCAGTTTTTTCCGTATCCTTCATAGCAATTGCCACGTTTTACTTAGTGTGAAGAAATACTATTATTTTATTCCCTAATGAAGCAGGCATTCCAAAAACGCTGCGTACAGGAGAAAGAAGATGAGTGAATCTGTCAAAGGGGCAACAGAATACTGTTTCTCTTTTGGACCATGGAACATACACGAGGGAACAGACCCTTTTGGACCGCCTGTTCGGGAATTGTTCAGTTTTGATAAGAAAGTTGAATTTTACCGAGATCTCGGTTTTGTTGGTATCCAATTTCATGATGATGACATTGTCCCTGATATTGACGAAAAAACATACGCCGAATTGATAGAGCAGACGAAAAAGGTTAAGGCGCGACTGGATGGTGAAGGACTCACAGCAGAGGTAGTGGCACCACGGCTGTGGGAATCTCCGCAAACTATAGATGGTGCTTATACATCGAATTCCGCTAAAGAACGACACTACGCGCTGGAACGCTCAAAACGGTGTGTGGACATTGCCAACGAGATTGGATGCAAAAACCTTGTGCTATGGCTTGCGCGCGAAGGCACTTATATTCGAGAGACGAAATCGTCGGCAGCTGCAGTCGGACAGATCCTTGATGCCATTAACGTTCTACTCGAATACGATCCAGAAATCCGAATTTTAATTGAACCGAAACCGAACGAACCGATGGACATCGCCTATATACCAACGATTGGACATGCTATCGGTTTAGCGTATGCGAGCAAGGCACCAGAACGTGTTGGCGGGTTAATTGAAAGTGCGCACGCGATTCTTGCGGGATTAGAACCCTCCGATGAAATGGGGTATGCCCTTTACCATAAGAAACTCTGGAGTGTCCATCTCAATGATCAGAACGGTCTAAAGTTCGACCAAGACAAGGCATTCGGTTCGGTCAACTTACGGCGTGCATTTAATCAGGTCCGGGTGCTCGAAGAGAACGGATACGGCAGAAATGGTGAATTCATAGGGCTGGATGTGAAAGTTATGCGAACACAACCGCGCGAAATCTCTACAAAACATCTATTGAGTAGCCGCCGAACCTTTTTAAATCTACTCGAAAAGGTCCGAACTTATGATAAAAAAGTCGAGCAGGAGTTTATCGCAGCTCGAGACTACGAAGGCTTGGATTTCTATATCCTTGAACACCTCCTTGGTACCTGAGACTATCGGAAATGCGCGTAAATTGTTCATGTAAGACACGTTATAACTCAATGAAGAATAAAGGCGGCAGAGGACAAAAACAGAAATGATAACGGATAAGAGCCCTCTACCTGAGGCGACTGGACCGTGTTATCAAGCAGTGTTGCTTGTCGGTCCCCCCGGTGTTGGTAAGGGAACACAAGGGAAGATGCTGGCACAAATTCCTGGTATTTTCCACATCTCCAGCGGCGACATGTTCCGCGAACTTGATCGCAATTCAAAATTCGGGCGAATTTTCCAAGAATACGCAGGCATCGGTAAGTTAGTGCCAGATGATATGACAATCAAAATCTGGCAAGACTACATGGCGGCGAAAATACGTGACGAGGTATACAACCCGAAAAGCGATCTGCTCATTCTTGATGGCATCCCCCGTAACATCACACAAGCAAATTTGATGGCACCTTTTGTGCAGGTTTTTAAAGTCATCTACATGGTTTGTGAAGATCGGGAAGTGATGTTTAAACGGATTCGCGGACGCTCGTTGAAAGAGCACCGCATTGACGACGCCGAAGAACTGGTAGTTCGCTATCGATGGGATGTTTATAAACGAGAAACGGAACCGCTGATCGACTACTACCCGCAAGAACGCGTTCGGATTGTGGATGCGAATACTATTGCTTCTGATGTGCTTCACCAAATCCTATCGGCAGTCGTTCCAGTTCAGAAGAAGT is drawn from Candidatus Poribacteria bacterium and contains these coding sequences:
- a CDS encoding TIM barrel protein, whose protein sequence is MSESVKGATEYCFSFGPWNIHEGTDPFGPPVRELFSFDKKVEFYRDLGFVGIQFHDDDIVPDIDEKTYAELIEQTKKVKARLDGEGLTAEVVAPRLWESPQTIDGAYTSNSAKERHYALERSKRCVDIANEIGCKNLVLWLAREGTYIRETKSSAAAVGQILDAINVLLEYDPEIRILIEPKPNEPMDIAYIPTIGHAIGLAYASKAPERVGGLIESAHAILAGLEPSDEMGYALYHKKLWSVHLNDQNGLKFDQDKAFGSVNLRRAFNQVRVLEENGYGRNGEFIGLDVKVMRTQPREISTKHLLSSRRTFLNLLEKVRTYDKKVEQEFIAARDYEGLDFYILEHLLGT
- a CDS encoding nucleoside monophosphate kinase, with protein sequence MITDKSPLPEATGPCYQAVLLVGPPGVGKGTQGKMLAQIPGIFHISSGDMFRELDRNSKFGRIFQEYAGIGKLVPDDMTIKIWQDYMAAKIRDEVYNPKSDLLILDGIPRNITQANLMAPFVQVFKVIYMVCEDREVMFKRIRGRSLKEHRIDDAEELVVRYRWDVYKRETEPLIDYYPQERVRIVDANTIASDVLHQILSAVVPVQKKYFEPPVM